TGGAAGAACCAAGTACATTGACCTTTATCCTAAAATATTGCTCCGAATCGTAATAGTTGTCAATGGTACCTATTACTTTGCCATCGTTACAAGGTGTCCATTCTGTCCAGTTTACGCTAGCTGTCCCCTTGGCAATGATATAGAGCCCTGCAAATCATTAATTAGGTTCAATGAGTATCGATCGTTGACTCTTTTGTTGCTGTATATGGTAACGACAATGCATATTTCGTACTTTGTGGTACGCGTATTATTTATGCCGTTTAATTTAAAATCAGTGTCAGAAAAGATCGATTACTGCATAGTGAGGGATGCGcaatttttcttaataattGAATGGAGGAGCGTATTCGATAAGTTCAATAGTAGTTACTCTGATAATTATGAACGAAAAAATCTGTGATCAACTATTTCGATTGGTAGTTCAAGGGTTCAGCTTAAATTGAAAGGAAGTTCCAAAGATGTGTGTTGTGCCGATAGTATAACATGAACATCTTGATAACGCTTGCAGGATAATAATAGCAACTCCACCTACACGCGAGGAACAATGTGTATAAATACTTTATATAATCAGTGAGTAAAATCGGAGTGATAATGACGATACCGTTTTTCCAAGTACAGCATCATGTTTTCGATTTAAATTGTACTCGAAACGTTTTTATAAATGTTTTTATAAACGTCCCTGTGCAATGTCTGCGTTGATAAAAAAGCTTGGGTGACAGGGTCGTTGAAAATTTAAATGATAAGAGATCAATTTATTTTCAACGGACTATTCCTGCATCTGTTCTTTCCTTAAACGTCgaaaacaaattattatttcgcttcaaagtaAGAATACGCATCCGTTGATCAAAGGATAAATTTCTGTCTGCTGATTCGACCCTTCAACGcgcaacaattttcattttcgcACTTGTTTTCACATGACAGAGAAGACAAAATTGCCGCGCGCAAGAAATGAAACGTAGTTTCGAAGTTTATACGATTTGAAACCGTTCATGCACGGGTATGTGCATGAAGGGATTGAAACGTGTATGACGCTTTCTATCAACGTGCAGTTGTCATCGGTGAAATTTAAGCTTTTCAATAATCCGAGTCTACGTTCGACAACTAAATGTTTTCCGCGGCACAATGTCGGACGTAGACTAGCGCCGCTATTTTGATCGCTGCACTCTCATTCCGCGTTCAATTTTTAAAGCTTGCCTCTAACGGATTTCTCCTCGCTGGTGTTCACGATAATGTTGCCAGTTACCGATTCACCGGCTTGATACACGGCGCCTGGTCGATCTAACTCGATAGTGAACGTTCTTAACGATGGCATCTTGTTGAAATCACGCACAAGACTGATGTCCTTCACGGATCTTCTTTATCGAGCGAGTTCGCCAGCAGGCTGATCAAATTTCCAGGAAGTGAGAGCAAGGAAAATAGAAGTACTTAGGAATGTAAACTGTCTGCTTGCAATGACTGCGACTTACTGAAAATTTCACGAGAGCTTTTATATCTAGATACGTTGACCGGACACGCTGTCATGTTTGTCCACCGCGGTACGACCGGTAGATTCGTAATCATCATGACTCATCGAATCAATAACAGAAAAGAACATTGCACTGAGAtaattattcgtcataaatatcTAGCAAAGCATTCTTTGTTAAGAGTGTAAGATTTTTTACAAACGGTAGGACTTTTAATCTGATTTTTGAACGACTTTAGCAGCCTCGAATCAATAATTATTCTGGACTACTCAAAATGTGAACTTCCGATTGTATCTGTATTTATGATACGATGAAATTTGTAAACCACGTAAACGAGTGCGCATTTTAATTCAACttgatttaaataattatttgaacgaTGCAGTAGAATTCGGGTTGTAAATAGTATGCAACTTATATAATATGGAAGGGTTATCGATAAGACGTCAATTATGCGTAAACgattgtatatgtatacaaaatTGTATATAAAGTTGTGTCTAATTTGCACCGAAATAATAGGTCTGTCGATGTATAAGTAGGTATAAGTAGGTATAAGTAGGTCACACCTGTAGCTATAAgttcatataaatattaatcgttCATTCAAATATTCGTGGTTCAGAGTATCCTGCAATTTCAACGAAAACTTTTTTCCTATTTCTTCATTCATGGAGCACCTGGAAAAGAACATTCAATTAAAAGGGAAATCCACTAATATATAAGACATTTGGTGACAGCTGGTCAAAAATGTATGGAACGATGCTTCTTCTTTAATAAAGTATTTACTTGGTGGTAGATAGTTGAACACAGGGTACTTGGGTACGTGGACGGACTCGTCGTCATCTCGAATGTTCTGAGCTCCTAGCATGCACTCTTTATAAGATGGGGGAGCTAAACCGAATTCACAACGATAAAGAAAGTGTTAATTTCATAAATCTTCTGCAAAatcattttatacgatttatttgCAATTTGATTTGAGCTGTACGTCCCAGACAGAAATCattgaatttttcaaataatttcttaCGTATGTTCCAGTTTGCGGAAGAATTACCATGGTCCAAAGAATTAGCAGTGCTAGTGCTAAGCTGTGGTGTTTCTGGCATTGACATTGTACTCGATGTTGCAGGTTGTTCCGTGGGATATGGCATGGCATTCATCTGCTGAGTAGCTGATGCACTCGGCGCACAATACAGTGGAATTGTTCCGATTAGGAGGGGGTAACGTCTCTGAAGTCTGAGGTGCCTGATTGTTACGGGATAAAATATTTCTGAGTAAAGTATAAATCAGTAAAGTTTGTCTTTCAACTAAACAAAGAGATATCCGAGTAATCTATCGAATGATTGACTAATTAAAGATAAGAAGTCACGGTCGAAAGGAACGGAAAATTGTTTAACATCTCGGAAATCGAACTTCCGCTCATACGGTATCGACCTTAGTCCGTTTAACGAATGATCTTATGGTGCTCCGAATTATCAGAATTTCAACACGATGAGTTATTTAAGTGATATGCGCGGCAGTTAGTTTGATCACCTTGATTGTTTCAGTAAGTTATTTTTCAAGATACGGGaaaactttgttaacaaaagtTGTATTGTTTCAAGCGGGTCGTAATGTCACAAGTCATCACATTACGgtcattttttaaaatggcatggCTATACTTTTCTATTCATAATTAAATAGCGGATATTTACGATTCCTTCGACCTGTAGTAGAAGGTTTTTCGATAACAGATACCATGCTAAAGCAGCGAGACTTTAAAAGTCTTACATCGTAAAACGTGCTCGAAGTGATGTCCGTTCGCATTGATGCAACATTGAAATCTAACTCGTCGCAGAACATGCTTCAATTAGTCTTTATTTCATATTGCATTCCTCTATTAATAAGAAAGCTTATGTTTAACAGTAGTTGGAACTATCGTTAGAAGAAACATTTACGTTTTTTACGATTTCAATGTCGCATACATATAGGGCTCTTCTAGCTATTTGTCTTCCTCCTTTAGCATTTTTTGTGtggaaatgtattaataacgaAGTTATGAGCTGAAACAATTATGCAAACCACTCTACATACTTACGTGCCCGTGAAGTAGACAACCACCTTCAAGTAGTAATCCAAATTAATAATACTACAAAACGGTTGGTGGGATGGCAGGATCGGCGGCACCCTTATTTCCAGAGTAATGACTCGTTCCGGCGTAAAAGGTCCTGTATACGAAGAGGATATAATTTTGAAGTATTCGGTCTTCGTTTTGGTTGTCGCGCGAAGCTTGAGCACCTTGAAAggaaaatgagaaaaaaattgATCGGGCGGCTCTCCGAATCACCTAGGCTTCACTTACTCGTTCCAATTTCAGTTCGATCTTCGTTATACCAACTTCGGAAGAAGCATTCTTGTAATTCACCGACGCGCTGATCATCTGATCTGGAACGTACCCAGAGGAAGGCACCCGGATGCTTGTGTTCATCGAGCCCAGACCGAAGCAGCAGCAGGAGAAGTTCTTCTGAATTTCTTCGTGGATTCCCAACTGTTCAAGAAAGGCGATAATTCGCTTAACACTTTCAATCGGTGATCAGGTTTGAAAAGAAATCGAGTTCATACGCATCTGTGTCGGTGCATGTTCAGATCGATAACGGAGACAACGGTGAATGCGATCTTGCATTCGTGATCGAACTTCCAGGGCCTGTCGATTATGACTTTCACCGTGTATCTGATATAGCCATGCTCGTGTTCGAAGCTGCTGGGGATGTCAGAGGGTAGTTGGAACTGGAACTGGTATTGCTGGTACCCCTCCGGGTGAAATATTCTCGAATCCGCTGCGAGATGTTGAAGAACATATTGTAGAGTTCGAGAATGTTTgcaggattaaccctttgcactcgagtggcgactttgAGGCACCGCTAAGATTGGTATATCACggttccaaaatcatttgtatattaTTGAAGCCTtagatttcaaaaattgttaaaagtgtaacctgttgtatgagtcgcaagactcaatttcgtgcgCATGAAATGCAccttgtcatataaaatggaaatactatgtaagtcagaaaaattattctagatttatagttgaaatggcttcgagtgcaaagggttaaaagcgtGCCGTTGCATACGTAACACTCTGTGACATTAACGCGAATGTGCACTCACGTTCACGTGCTTCCAGTATTTCGGCTCTTACGGAAAAGAATTGCTCAGAAGCCCTGTAGGTATTTCTTTTTCCTTCAGAACCTAATCTCATTTCGTTTTCCGTCCATTTAACAAAAGCTGACCCCTTGGCA
This genomic window from Megalopta genalis isolate 19385.01 chromosome 9, iyMegGena1_principal, whole genome shotgun sequence contains:
- the LOC117230090 gene encoding arrestin domain-containing protein 2-like isoform X1, which codes for MTYRLIFEKPGAVYMSGEVVRGTIILDTAKVKTISGFYIIAKGSAFVKWTENEMRLGSEGKRNTYRASEQFFSVRAEILEAREPDSRIFHPEGYQQYQFQFQLPSDIPSSFEHEHGYIRYTVKVIIDRPWKFDHECKIAFTVVSVIDLNMHRHRCLGIHEEIQKNFSCCCFGLGSMNTSIRVPSSGYVPDQMISASVNYKNASSEVGITKIELKLERVLKLRATTKTKTEYFKIISSSYTGPFTPERVITLEIRVPPILPSHQPFCSIINLDYYLKVVVYFTGTHLRLQRRYPLLIGTIPLYCAPSASATQQMNAMPYPTEQPATSSTMSMPETPQLSTSTANSLDHGNSSANWNIPPPSYKECMLGAQNIRDDDESVHVPKYPVFNYLPPSAP
- the LOC117230090 gene encoding arrestin domain-containing protein 2-like isoform X2, whose amino-acid sequence is MTYRLIFEKPGAVYMSGEVVRGTIILDTAKVKTISADSRIFHPEGYQQYQFQFQLPSDIPSSFEHEHGYIRYTVKVIIDRPWKFDHECKIAFTVVSVIDLNMHRHRCLGIHEEIQKNFSCCCFGLGSMNTSIRVPSSGYVPDQMISASVNYKNASSEVGITKIELKLERVLKLRATTKTKTEYFKIISSSYTGPFTPERVITLEIRVPPILPSHQPFCSIINLDYYLKVVVYFTGTHLRLQRRYPLLIGTIPLYCAPSASATQQMNAMPYPTEQPATSSTMSMPETPQLSTSTANSLDHGNSSANWNIPPPSYKECMLGAQNIRDDDESVHVPKYPVFNYLPPSAP
- the LOC117230090 gene encoding arrestin domain-containing protein 2-like isoform X3, giving the protein MRLGSEGKRNTYRASEQFFSVRAEILEAREPDSRIFHPEGYQQYQFQFQLPSDIPSSFEHEHGYIRYTVKVIIDRPWKFDHECKIAFTVVSVIDLNMHRHRCLGIHEEIQKNFSCCCFGLGSMNTSIRVPSSGYVPDQMISASVNYKNASSEVGITKIELKLERVLKLRATTKTKTEYFKIISSSYTGPFTPERVITLEIRVPPILPSHQPFCSIINLDYYLKVVVYFTGTHLRLQRRYPLLIGTIPLYCAPSASATQQMNAMPYPTEQPATSSTMSMPETPQLSTSTANSLDHGNSSANWNIPPPSYKECMLGAQNIRDDDESVHVPKYPVFNYLPPSAP